The Blautia obeum ATCC 29174 region CGAGGATGATTGATGCGATCCTTGAAGAAATCGGATATTAATTATTTTATTTTGATTAAATCATCTAGCTAATAGTTTGCATCAGAAATGCTGACTTGAAAAGTTAAATTCCAGTGAAAGAGTAAATTCCATCAGGATTTAAATTTTACTGATTTTGTGCAGGATTTTGAGCAAAATCCTGCATTTTCTGTTATAATTAGCTCAACTTATCGAAAATCTCTTGATTTTATGGCATGCTAAACGGACCACTGGAAGGTAGTGTGTCAGACTAAATTCCACCGGTCGCATTCAAAAAATGTGAAAAGTTTACTTCCAGTCTGACAGCAGATTTCGATTAGTTTTGTTCTATTAAGAGTTAAAGCGTATCAGCTTAGGCGTCAGATTGACCTCATCCGGGGCAATCGGTCTAAGCTGAAATGCATTTAACACTTCTTCACCTAATGTTTCAAGCACGACACTGTATGGTGTCCGTCCTCCAAGGCTTTCCCTGGGCGTTGAATTGATATGGTTTACGATCAGGTTTACATCCCACTGGGAGAGAAATTCAAAGCTGGTTCCTTTGGGAAGCACCATACGGAGCATGGTATGTGCCTGTTCCAGACCGCCTTTTTGTCCGCTGTGCATAGGATCACAATAATAAATACTGGTGCGCTGTATGCCATTTGCTCCTGTTTCCAATGCTTCAGGATCACCGAATTCTGTTCCGCGGTCGGTTAATATATGTTCAAATGTTGAGATAAATCCATAAGTCCCCAAACGCTTTTCCAGCCGGTCAAAAATGAGTCGGACAGCACCCTCCGTGCAGCGGTTCATCAGAAAGGTAAGAAACAGCTTTTCCTTTGTGAAAAAGAAGGTAAGTAGTGTCTTCTTTGAATCTCTGGAAGAATGAACAGTATCCATTTCAGTAAACGACTCCAGATGCAGCGTCTGAAAATCCTGATAAGTACGATTAATGAAAACTGTACGGTTTGAAATCTGTGTTTTGTGGCATTTATGTGGTTTAAATTTCACCTTGCGTTTCAGATCAACATTACGTGCTGTGAACAGTCCCTGATCCAGATAGCTGTACAGGGTTCTGACTGATAATTCCAGTTCCGGATGGTTGGTAACAATCTGATACGGAGACTGACTGATCTTCTTTGGACATCCATTACAAACATACGGAGCCTTATCTAAACGGGAACAACGTTCTTTTTCAAAGTCCCTGCAGGTCTGGTTACATGTTGGACAGGAAGAGCATTTCACACCGCAAAGGATGATCTTTCCACAAGCATTTGTTTTTCTACAGTGATACCTGTGTACGCAGAAATTTTTTGCATTATAGAAAGTGCCTTTATGGTAC contains the following coding sequences:
- a CDS encoding IS30 family transposase — encoded protein: MSKYIPGNQKHLTLEDRIYIEDELNRGTTFKDIAKFLCKDPTTISKEVKAHRISDWYHKGTFYNAKNFCVHRYHCRKTNACGKIILCGVKCSSCPTCNQTCRDFEKERCSRLDKAPYVCNGCPKKISQSPYQIVTNHPELELSVRTLYSYLDQGLFTARNVDLKRKVKFKPHKCHKTQISNRTVFINRTYQDFQTLHLESFTEMDTVHSSRDSKKTLLTFFFTKEKLFLTFLMNRCTEGAVRLIFDRLEKRLGTYGFISTFEHILTDRGTEFGDPEALETGANGIQRTSIYYCDPMHSGQKGGLEQAHTMLRMVLPKGTSFEFLSQWDVNLIVNHINSTPRESLGGRTPYSVVLETLGEEVLNAFQLRPIAPDEVNLTPKLIRFNS